Sequence from the Candidatus Obscuribacterales bacterium genome:
TTTTACTTATTGATCCCGATCCAAATGTCGCTGATCAAGTTCGCAAACTTATAACAACTAATCGGTTGGAAAGTTCATTTCAATTTTTGCCGGTTGCCATTTCCAAAGATTCCGGACAAACAAAATTTGCCGTACGCAGTTTTATGTCCTCATCATTAGCCGAACTAAGAGACGAAAAAGCCGACATTCACAGCGTCAAATCAGTAAATACAAAAGAACTTATTTCGTACATGTCACCGCCATATGACTTAATCAAAGTAGATATAGAAGGTGCAGAATTCGACTTCATGACCGCTTACGAAGAGATTTTCAAATCGGCAAAACACGTAATTCTTGAATGGCATTCCTGGCACACCGGCGGTGGTGGAAGGCAACAATTGCACGAGCTCGCGCTAGCAAACAACTTCCGAGTATTGAGCGAATTCACGTCGCCGCGGACAATTACTATCAAAGGCAAGCCGGAAACATGCGGCATGTTTCTTCTTGAGAACAAGACCTAATTATTGCTTCTTGA
This genomic interval carries:
- a CDS encoding FkbM family methyltransferase, with the protein product MQFTRLLRHTAASPLRAMLDIPDVRRRVIFDLKQRYFDELEIEVPLGFGLKAPITSQEFWVSFEEIFFEREYKLLLENVITEKYFPQRWLDLGCHAGYFSLWLAYERIKSGLTINDCRVLLIDPDPNVADQVRKLITTNRLESSFQFLPVAISKDSGQTKFAVRSFMSSSLAELRDEKADIHSVKSVNTKELISYMSPPYDLIKVDIEGAEFDFMTAYEEIFKSAKHVILEWHSWHTGGGGRQQLHELALANNFRVLSEFTSPRTITIKGKPETCGMFLLENKT